The sequence TCCAGGGCTTTCTTACGGGAGGTCGCCTGTTTACTCTTGGAAGCGTTGGCACTGAATCGGGCAATGAAGTCCATCAGGTCTTTACGCTTATCTTCCATTTTCTTGTTCTTATCGGCAATCTGGCGGGCCATCAACTGGGAAGACTCGTACCAGAAAGTATAGTTACCGGAGAAGATCTGAATCTTGGCACGGTCTACGTCCGCCACGTGGGTACATACCGCATCCAGGAAGTGACGGTCATGGGATACCACGATCACGATGTTTTCATAATCAGCCAGGAAGTTTTCCAACCAACCGATGGTTTCCACATCAAGGTGGTTGGTAGGCTCATCCAGCAGCAGGATGTCAGGATTACCAAACAGTGCCTGTGCCAGCAGTACACGAACTTTTAAGCTACCACTCAGGTCTTTCAATAGTACCGAATGCACATCTGCGTTTACACCCAGATCGCCCAGCAGGGTACCTGCATCACTCTCGGCAGTATAACCGCCCATTTCACCGTATTCCGCTTCCAGCTCACCTGCACGCATACCATCCTCCTCGGTAAAGTCTTCCTTGGCATAGATCGTATCTCTCTCATGAGCGATCTCCCAAAGTTTCTTGTTACCCATTAAGACGGTATTCAACACAGTCACCTCGTCAAACTCAAAGTGGTTCTGTTTCAATACGGACATGCGTTCACCAGGGGTGATTTCCACAGTTCCTTTGGTGGGATCGATCTCGCCTGAAAGTATTTTCAGGAAAGTAGACTTACCGGCGCCATTTGCACCGATTACACCATAACAGTTGCCTTTGGTAAAGTTGAGGTTAACTTCATCAAACAACACTCTTTTTCCAAAAGAAAGCGATACGTTTTTAACACTGATCATGCTGGCTAAAGAAATTTAAGGCGCAAAGTTACGAAAAAATATACGGTTTCAATATTTTATCGCATTAATCAAAATTTAAGCCCGCAGCAGGTCAACACCCCAAAACAAAGGGCTTTTGACAAGCGCTCCCCCCTTTACCCAGGGTAATTTTTCTTCTCATGCTAATACCTTAATTTTAACCCCTGCATTGATCCACCTTAATTCACTTTCGCCATGACTAAATACGACGAGATCTTCGAGAACAACAGACGTTGGATAGCCTCCAAAACTGCTACCGACAAGGAATTTTTTGAAAAAATGGCAAACGAGCAGAAACCAGAATACCTCTACATAGGCTGTAGCGATAGCCGGGTACCCACCAATGAGATCATGGGGTTGGATGCCGGTGAAGTCTTCGTTCACAGAAACGTAGCCAATCTGGTCAATAATGTTGACCTGAACGTAATGTCAGTCATCAACTACGCCGTTCGCCACCTGCAGGTAAAACACATCATCATATGTGGCCACTACAACTGCGGAGGTGTAAAAGCAGCCATGCAATCAGCCGACCTCGGTCTGCTCAATCCATGGCTCCGCAATATCCGCGACGTATACCGCCTGCACAAAGAGGAGCTGAACAACATTGAAGACGAGCATGCACGTTACAATCGCCTGGTAGAACTGAATGTACAGGAGCAATGTGTGAATGTTATCAAAACCGCCGCCGTACAGCAATCCTACCTTCTGAACAAGTTCCCTACCGTACACGGCTGGGTGTATGACCTGAAAAACGGACAACTGATAGATCTGAAAATTGATTTCGAAAAAGTCCTCCACGAAATTCAGGAAATCTATGACCTGACTGGTACAGGATTGATGAAAAAATAAAGAAATGAAAACTGGGCCAATTGGCGTATTCGACTCCGGCTATGGAGGACTCACGGTGCTCAAAGAAATCATCACCTCCCTGCCACAATACGATTATATCTACCTGGGCGACAACGCCCGTGCCCCCTATGGCAACAGAGGATTTGAAACCATTCATACCTACACACTGGAATGTGTACAGCACCTTTTTGACATGGGCTGTCCTTTGGTAGTGCTGGCCTGTAATACGGCCTCTGCCAAGGCACTCCGCACCATTCAGCAAAAAGACCTGCCGAACATAGCACCGGATCGCAGGGTCTTAGGGGTGATCAGGCCGACTACCGAAATGGTAGGCACACTCACCCAGACCGGCGAAGTAGGAATATTGGCGACAAAAGGTACGGTGAGCTCGGAATCGTATCCTATTGAAATCAAAAAGTTCTTTCCACACGTGAAAGTACATCAGTTGGCTTGTCCGATGTGGGTGCCTTTGATTGAAAATGGGGAGGCGGATAGCGAAGGGGCTGATTATTTTGTGAAGAAATACCTGGATCAG is a genomic window of Chitinophaga sp. LS1 containing:
- a CDS encoding ABC-F family ATP-binding cassette domain-containing protein, which codes for MISVKNVSLSFGKRVLFDEVNLNFTKGNCYGVIGANGAGKSTFLKILSGEIDPTKGTVEITPGERMSVLKQNHFEFDEVTVLNTVLMGNKKLWEIAHERDTIYAKEDFTEEDGMRAGELEAEYGEMGGYTAESDAGTLLGDLGVNADVHSVLLKDLSGSLKVRVLLAQALFGNPDILLLDEPTNHLDVETIGWLENFLADYENIVIVVSHDRHFLDAVCTHVADVDRAKIQIFSGNYTFWYESSQLMARQIADKNKKMEDKRKDLMDFIARFSANASKSKQATSRKKALEKLVIEDIQPSNRKYPGIIFKQQREVGNQILNVEKLEKSIEGNKLFGDVTFTVNKGDKIAFLSKDHVALSTFFEIINGEDKADSGKFEWGTTVTTAYLPNDNAQFFTDNNINLMDWLRQFVPPHVTDVDEPFLRGFLGKMLFSGDEIMKKTSVLSGGEKVRCMTSRMMLQDPNVVVLDEPTNHLDLESIQSFNESMINFKGIVLFTTHDHTFMQSVANRIIEITPKGVIDRLMSFDEYLADDRVKAMREEMYGGKVQLA
- the murI gene encoding glutamate racemase; its protein translation is MKTGPIGVFDSGYGGLTVLKEIITSLPQYDYIYLGDNARAPYGNRGFETIHTYTLECVQHLFDMGCPLVVLACNTASAKALRTIQQKDLPNIAPDRRVLGVIRPTTEMVGTLTQTGEVGILATKGTVSSESYPIEIKKFFPHVKVHQLACPMWVPLIENGEADSEGADYFVKKYLDQILTDAPDIDTLVLACTHYPILTRKIRQFLPAGITLLSQGKIVAHSLKDYLVRHPEMETRLSKNGSRRFFTTDDPVIFEKLTNIFFGETVKTEFLEHKK
- a CDS encoding carbonic anhydrase, which encodes MTKYDEIFENNRRWIASKTATDKEFFEKMANEQKPEYLYIGCSDSRVPTNEIMGLDAGEVFVHRNVANLVNNVDLNVMSVINYAVRHLQVKHIIICGHYNCGGVKAAMQSADLGLLNPWLRNIRDVYRLHKEELNNIEDEHARYNRLVELNVQEQCVNVIKTAAVQQSYLLNKFPTVHGWVYDLKNGQLIDLKIDFEKVLHEIQEIYDLTGTGLMKK